Sequence from the Curtobacterium sp. MCLR17_007 genome:
CGAAGCGCCCGGGGTTCGTCGAGTCCGTGCAGCGCATGCGCGAGCGGGTGACGGACAACATCCCGGACGCCGAGGTCGACCGGCAGCTCAAGCTCGGCCCCGGCGGGCTGCGTGACGTCGAGTTCACCGTGCAGCTCCTGCAGCTCGTGCACGGACAGGACGACGAGAGCGTCCGCGTGCGGTCGACGCTCGAGGCCATGGACGCCCTGACCGAAGCCGGGTACGTCGGCCGCCCCGAGGCCGCGCGGTTCGGGCCCGACTACGCCCTGCTGCGCGTGCTCGAGCACCGCATCCAGCTCCGCCGCCTGCAGCGCACGCACCTGATGCCCGTCGACGAGGACGAACTCCGGGTGCTCGCGCGGTCGAGCGGGCTGGCAACGGGAGCCGCCGCGCTCGAGACCCGGTGGCGGTCGGTGAAGCTCGAGGTGCGCGGGCTGCACGAGCGCCTGTTCTACCGCCCACTGCTCTCCGCCGTGGCGGCGTCCGACGGCGGGATCGTGCTCACGAGCACCCAGGCACGCGACCGCCTCGGTGCCATCGGCTTCGTCGATCCCGACGGGGCCCTGCGGCACATCCGCGCCTTGACCCAGGGCACGTCGCGGCGCGCGGCGATCCAGCGGAACCTGCTGCCGGTGCTGCTGCGCTGGATGGCCGAGGGCCCCGCCCCCGACCGCGCGCTCCTCGCCTTCCGGAAGCTCAGTGACACGCTCGGCGAGTCGAGCTGGTTCCTCCGCATGCTCCGCGACTCGTCGGGTGCGGCGCACAGCCTGACGACCGTGCTGTCCGAGTCCGCCTTCCTGTCCGGGCTCCTCGAACGCTTCCCCGAGGCCGTCGCGTGGCTCGACGAACCCGACACGCTGCTGGTCCCGCGTCCGATCGCGTCGCTGCTGTCCGAGGTCCGCGCCACCACCGCCCGTCACGGTGACGACGTCGCGGCCGCCGCCTCGCTGCTGCGCTCGGTGCGGCGTCGCGAGACCCTGCGCCTCGGCATGGCGGCCACGCTCGGCCGGCTCGACGTCGACCAGCTCGGTCCCGCGCTGAGCGACATCACCGAGGCGACGCTGACCGGCGCGCTGGACCTCGCCCGCCGTGACGCCCCGGACGGTCTCGAGTTCGGCGTCATCGCGATGGGCCGGTACGGCGGGCGCGAGCTCGGGTTCGGCTCCGACGCCGACGTGCTCTACGTGTACCGGGCGGACGGGGTGCCGCCAGAGGCGGCATCCCGGGCGGCGCAGGGGATCGTCCGCGAACTCTCCCGACTGACCGAGGACACGATCTACCCGTTCGACCTCGACATCGACCTGCGCCCCGAGGGCGGGAACGGTCCGGTGGTCCGCACGCTCGAGTCGTACGGCGCGTACTACGCCCGCTGGTCGCTGACGTGGGAGGCCCAGGCGCTGCTGCGCGCCCGCGGTGCCGTCGGCGATGACGGGCTGCTGCGCGACTTCGAGCACCTGGCCGACCGGACCCGGTACCCCGCCTCGATCGCGGAGCGCGAGGTCCGCGAGGTCCGGCGCATCAAGGCCCGGGTCGAGTCCGAGCGGCTGCCGCGCGGCGCGGACCCGGCGCGGCACCTCAAACTCGGTCGCGGGTCGCTGAGCGACGTCGAGTGGTTCGTCCAACTCCTGCAGCTGCAGTACGCGCTGCGGGTGCCCGCGCTCCGGACGACCTCGACCCTGGACGCCCTCGACGGTGCCGTCGCCGAGGGGCTCGTCGCCCCCGAGGACGGCGAGCGACTCGCCGCCGCGTGGCGGTTCGCCTCGCGGACACGCAGCGCCCTCGTGCTCTGGTCGGGCAAGACCACCGACGTGCTGCCGGTCGACCGCACGCAGCTCGAGGGGGTCGCTCGCCTGATGGAGTACCCGCCCGGGTCGGCCTCGCAGCTCGAGGAGGACTACCTCGGGGTGACGCGGCGAGCCCGACAGGTGTTCGAGCGCGAGTTCTACGGCACGGTGTGACCCCACGTCGTCGGGGCCGCAGCCCGTCGACGACCGGCGGTGGCTCCCGTGTCGGCCGGCGCGGGAGCCGCGACACGCCCGGACTCCTGCCAGCGAGCTGAAGCTGACGAGCCGTCAGAGGTTAATTCTTCGTGTCGGCAGACGTCCCCCGTTCCCGGGATCGTGTACCCCGTCCGATCAGGGCCCGGACTCTGCTCCGGGTCGTCGCCGTACCGGCTTGCCGGGGCCGACCGACCGACCCGACCCAGCGCCGCGCGGGTCCGCAACACCGCGCTGACCGGGACTTCCCTGTGGAAGCACCACGATCCTCCCGGATGTCTGTCGGTGCACCGGCGGACCGCGCCGCCGGTGGCGCGGTCCACACAACTGCTGTCAGCAAGCGGGGGGACAGCGCTTGTGGGCGGAGCAGAGGACCACGGTGTACCCCGTCACGAAACGGAAACACCCCCGCGTGGGGGACGCGTTGCACCTGCTCCCTCCGGGGTGCGTGAATGGTGCCACCCGAAGCGACCCCCGATTTCCCGATGGCGCGGAATCTCCACCCCGAACGTTGAAGCAGGGATCGATGTTCACCTTCATTCTGCAGATCCGGCAGATGGTCGACGGGCACCCCGAGTTCTACCTCTTCGCCGTGTACTCCATGGTGATCTGGTTGCTCTGGTTGCTCAAGGTCGTGCTGTCTGCGCGGTACCGCCCCTTCACCGGCACGTACACCGGGACGACGAGTGTCGTCGTCCCGGTCGTGGACGAGCCACTCGACCTCTTCCGTGACGTGATCGGCCGCATGGTCGAGCAGCGTCCCGGCGAGATCATCGTCGTCATCAACGGCGCACGCAACGAGGCCCTCGAGGAGGTCTGCGACGAGTTCGCCCCGCTCGTCCGCTGGACCCACACCCCGATCCCCGGCAAGCGCAACGCCGTCAAGGTCGGGACCGAGATGTCGAACGGGGACATCACCGTCCTGGTCGACTCGGACACCGTCTGGACCCCCGGCGCACTCGAGGAGCTGCTGAAGCCCTTCGCCGACGAGTCCGTCGGTGGCGTCACCACCCGGCAGCGCATCCTCGAGCCCGAGCGCTCGTGGATCACCCGCTGGGCCGACTGGCTCGAGAACTCCCGTGCGCTGTACTCGATGCCCGCGCAGAGCGTCCTCGGGCAGATCGGCTGCCTGCCCGGGCGGACGATCGCGTTCCGCCGGAACATCCTGATGCGGGTCATGGACCGGTTCATGCACGAGAAGTTCATGGGCGTGTTCCTCGAGGTGTCCGACGACCGGACGCTGACGAACCTCACCCTCAAGGAGGGCTACCGGACCGTCTACCAGTACACCTCGCTCGTGTACACGGACGCTCCGCTGCAGGTGAAGAAGCTGTTCAAGCAGCAGCTCCGCTGGGCCCGTGGTTCGCAGTACAACACGCTGCGGATGCTGCCCTGGATGCTCGGGCACGCACCGATCCTGGCGCTGTTCTTCCTGACCGACATCATCCTGCCGTTCATGCTGTTCGGCGTGATCGCCGGCTGGATCTACCGCGCGATCACCGGCCAGGGCGAGAACCTCTACCAGGGGATCCTGCACCAGTACGGCTTCTCGACGGGCTTCGTCTACGTCGCCGGTCTCATGGTGGTCTCGAGCGTGCTGAGCATGGCCATCCGGCAGATGCGGCACCTGGCCGAGAAGCCGAGCGACTTCTTCCGCCTGCCGATGTTCATCATCGTGTCGACGTTCTTCCTCATGCCGATCCGCCTCATCGGGTTCTTCCGCCTGGCACACGCCAGCGGCTGGGGCACCCGTGCCGGTGCCTACGCCGGTGGTCCGATGGAGACCGGACCCGCGCAGCCCGTCGCACAGGGCACCCGGACACCGGTGAGCCCGATCGACCGGGTCGGCCCCGTGTCGGACGACCAGGCAGCGGCGGACCGCGCGTTCGACGACCTGTTCGGACCCGCGGCGACGACCTCGGGCACCGGCCTCGACGTTGCCACCAACTCGACCTCGACCGTCCTCGCGACTCGCCGTGGAGCGGCTGCTGCGGCGGCGGCAGCCAGCGCGCCGACCGCTCCGGCGACGGCTGCGCGCCCCGCCAAGGCCCGTCGCTACAACCCCTACGCGGCCATCCCGTACTGCATCGGCATCGCCGTCTTCGCCCTGGAGGCCTTCCTCATTGTCTGACCTCTTCCGCTCCACGGGCTCCTGGTGGGCGCCGTCCAGCAAGCACGCCAAGCGCACGGCGATCGGCACCACCGCGATCGTCCTCGCACTCGCCCTCATCACGTGGTCCGTCTGGGTCTCGCCGTCCAGCCCCGTCTCCACCGCGGTCCACCACGCCCTCGGCGTCAAGACCGCCTCGGAGAAGGCGGTCGACGCGGACGCTCTGCAGACCAAGCTCACCGCAGCGCAGAAGCAGATCTGGAAGCTCGAGGGACAGCTCAAGTCCACGAGCGCCCAGGCCGGCTCCCGCGGCGACCAGCTCACCCAGCTCAAGGCGCAGATCGCCTCGCTGCAGTCGCAGCTCGGCTCGGCACAGGCGCAGGCCGCCGGGAAGGCCGGGTCCGCGTCCGGTAGCGGGTCGTCGGCCAGCGGGTCCGGAGGCTCGTCCTCGTCCGGCGGGTCGGGTTCCGGCACCCACACGGCCGGTTCCGGTGGCGGGGTCACCCACCCGAACACCGGTCCGTCGAAGGACCCGACGACCACCCCGGTCGTCGTCCCGACGAAGCAGCAGATCCTCGACCAGCCCACGCGCTGGTACGGGCTGTACACCGCGCAGTCGCCCTTCAACTGGGCCGAGTACGACCAGGTCTCGCAGCAGGTCGGCAAGGCCACGAACATGGTCGGGTTCTTCCAGGGCTTCGACCAGGACTTCAACGCGAACGCCGTCAACCGTGCGTGGGCGAACGGTCGCCTGCCGCTCATGACGTGGGAGTCCGCCCCCGCCCAAACCGGCAACGACCAGAAGTACGTCCCCGGCTACACGAACGAGGACATCATCTCGGGCAAGTTCGACGCCTACCTGACCAAGTACGCCCAGGCGCTCAAGGCGAACGGCCAGCCCATGGTCATCCGTCTCGACCACGAGATGAACGGCTCCTGGTACAACTGGTCCGAGGGGTCGGCGCAGCAGAACGCGGCCGGGTCCTACGTCGCGATGTGGCAGCACGTCCACCAGGTGTTCGCGGACGCCGGCGCGAACGACTACGTCATCTGGAACTGGGCGCCGAGCCGGATCGACAAGCTCGGCAACGCGAAGTACCAGACGCTGGCGTACCTGAAGCAGTACTACCCGGGCCCCGACCAGGTCGACTGGGTGGGCATGAGCGGCTACTACCGCACGGCCTCCGAGACCCCGTCGTTCACGAACACCTTCGGCGCCACGGTCGACCAGCTGCGGCAGATCGCCCCGGACAAGAAGATCCTGCTCAGCGAGGTCGGCGCCACCGAGACGGGCACCTCGGTGTCCGGCGGGCAGAAGTCCAAGTGGATCACATCGCTCTTCGACGCGCTGGCCCAGCCCGCCAACGACGACGTCATCGGGTTCTCGTACTTCTCCGAGACCGCGACCACGGTGGTGGACGGCGTCCGCTCCACCAACGACTGGCGACTCAACTCGCGCTCCGACAGCCTTCAGGCCTTCGTGGACGGCATCAAGCGCACCGACATCGACTACGACCTGCAGGAGGTCACCCAGTGAGTGCTCCGAAGAAGTCCGTCCCCTCCGCCGACGTCCGTCCGGCACCCGTCATCAGCGTCATCGGCACCGGGTACCTCGGCGCGACGCACGCCGCCGCCATGGCCGAGATGGGCTTCGAGACCATCGGCGTGGACGTCGACCCCGCCAAGCTCGCCGCGCTGTCGGCCGGTGAGGTCCCGTTCTTCGAGCCCGGCCTGCCCGAGCTCATCACCAAGCACGTCGCGAGCGGCAAGCTCCGGTTCACGGCGGACATCGCCGAGGCCGTCGCTGCCGCGGACGTCCACTTCGTGTGTGTCGGCACCCCGCAGAAGGCCGGCTCGCACGCCGCGAACCTCGCCTACGTCGAGAGCGCGACGCGTGGCGTGGCCGAGAACCTGACGCACCCGGGCCTGATCATCGGCAAGTCGACCGTCCCCGTGGGCACCGCGGAACGGCTGCGGGGGATCGTCCGCGAGTTCGCGCCGAGCGGGATCGCGGCCGAGCTCATCTGGAACCCCGAGTTCCTGCGTGAGGGCAAGGCCGTCCAGGACACGCTGCACCCGGACCGCCTGGTCTGGGGCGGCGCGTCGGCAGCCGCGGACGCCGTGATCCGCGAGGTCTACGCCGCACCCATCGCCGAGGGGACCCCGGTCATCACGACGGACCTGCCGACCGCCGAGCTCGTGAAGGTCAGTGCCAACGCGTTCCTGGCGACCAAGATCTCGTTCATCAACGCGATCTCCGAGATGTGCGCGATCACCGGGGCCGACGTGACCACGTTGGCCGATGCCCTCGGGCATGACGAGCGCATCGGGCGGAAGTTCCTGAACGCCGGCGTCGGCTTCGGCGGCGGGTGCCTGCCGAAGGACATCCGTGCCCTCATGCACCGCGCCAACGAACTCGGCGCGGGCCGGGTCGTGGGGCTCATGCAGCAGGTCGACGAGATCAACATGGGCCAGCGCCAGCGCGTCATCGACATGGCGATCGACTCGGCCGGGGGATCGGTGCTCAACCGGCGCATCGCGGTCATCGGCGCGGCGTTCAAGCCCCTCACCGACGACGTCCGGGACTCCCCGGCGCTCAACGTCGCCGCGGCGCTGCACCTGCGCGGTGCCCAGGTCACGCTGTGGGACCCCGAGGCGATGGAGACGGCGAAGCGCTCCTTCCCGACCCTGAGCTACACGACCGACATGCGCGCGGCGATCGAGGGTGCCGACGTGGTGCTCGTCCTCACCGAGTGGGACGACATCATCGGCGCGGACCCGGAGGAACTCGGCGGGATCGTCGGGCGCCGGACCGTCATCGACGCGCGCAACTGCCTCCCGGTCCAGGACTGGGTCAAGGCGGGGTGGACCGTCCGTTCCCTGGGACGACCCACACCGGTCACGGGTGCACCCGTGAGCGTGGCAGCGGGGACGTACGACTCGTTGGCCACGAGCCGCTAGTCACCGCAGCAGACGGGGTCCGTGCCGGGGCGGCACGGACCCCGTTCGTGCGCGCGGGTGCGGGTGCGTGTGCGGGTGCGGGTGCGTGTGCGTGTGCGAAGGGTGATGCAGTCCGGATCGGTCACGAAAGCGACATGGTGGCGTGGGAAGCGCGTCGCTTCCGTTGCGCGCATGTCGCATGGTTGCGGGTCGCGTGGCGGGACGTCAGGGAAGCGACGTGGTGGCGTGGGAAGCGCGTCGCTTCCGTTGCGCGCATGTCGCATGGTTGCGGGTCGCGTGGCGGGACGTCAGGGAAGCGACGTGGTGGCGTGGGAAGCGCGTCGCTTCCGTTGCGCGCATGTCGCGGGGTTGCGGGTCCCGTGGCGGGACGTCAGGGAAGCGACATGGTGGCGTGGGAAGCGCGTCGCTTTCGTTGCGCGCATGTCGCGGGCGCAACCGCCTGGAGGCCCGGTGCCGGTCCGACGGACCGGCACCGGGCCTCCAGGGGGTCACCACGCGCACGCGGAAGGCCCCGCACCTGACGGTGCGGGGCCTCCTGTCTGCCGGGACGGACTCAGACGCCGAAGTAGAGCTCGTACTCGAACGGGTGCGGACGCTGCGCGAGCGGCAGGATCTCGTTCTCGCGCTTGTAGTCGATCCACGTCTGGATGAGGTCCTCGGTGAAGACGTTGCCCGCGGTGAGGAACTCGTGGTCGGCCTCGAGCGCGTCGAGCGCGTGCGACAGGCTGGCCGGCACCTGCGGGATGTTCTTCGCCTCTTCCGGCGGGAGCTCGTACAGGTCCTTGTCGACCGGCTCGTGCGGCTCGATGCGGTTCTGGATGCCGTCGAGGCCCGCCATGAGCTGCGCCGCGAAGGCGAGGTACGG
This genomic interval carries:
- a CDS encoding bifunctional [glutamine synthetase] adenylyltransferase/[glutamine synthetase]-adenylyl-L-tyrosine phosphorylase — protein: MTGRTKTSRSELARLGFAELSESLERLSALESRFGSDLPVSVGTWPALWSSTADPDGALRRLERLVETHPDALRPILDDQAATERMVRLLGASVGLGEFLQRRPAELDLLLAPATEPWTQAEYTESLTQAVDGAVDEAARMRLRVRYRRHLAQIALYDVLHPSPTLAFPAVAAGLADLAGAALDVAVDVARREVPFPADQVAATPLSVIAMGKAGARELNYVSDVDVIFVTEPTDTVDTERAVRISTRIAIAATHVITDLAAEPALWEVDANLRPEGKDGALVRTLDSHVAYYERWAREWEFQALLKARPIAGSVDLGERYAAAVAPFVWRSSKRPGFVESVQRMRERVTDNIPDAEVDRQLKLGPGGLRDVEFTVQLLQLVHGQDDESVRVRSTLEAMDALTEAGYVGRPEAARFGPDYALLRVLEHRIQLRRLQRTHLMPVDEDELRVLARSSGLATGAAALETRWRSVKLEVRGLHERLFYRPLLSAVAASDGGIVLTSTQARDRLGAIGFVDPDGALRHIRALTQGTSRRAAIQRNLLPVLLRWMAEGPAPDRALLAFRKLSDTLGESSWFLRMLRDSSGAAHSLTTVLSESAFLSGLLERFPEAVAWLDEPDTLLVPRPIASLLSEVRATTARHGDDVAAAASLLRSVRRRETLRLGMAATLGRLDVDQLGPALSDITEATLTGALDLARRDAPDGLEFGVIAMGRYGGRELGFGSDADVLYVYRADGVPPEAASRAAQGIVRELSRLTEDTIYPFDLDIDLRPEGGNGPVVRTLESYGAYYARWSLTWEAQALLRARGAVGDDGLLRDFEHLADRTRYPASIAEREVREVRRIKARVESERLPRGADPARHLKLGRGSLSDVEWFVQLLQLQYALRVPALRTTSTLDALDGAVAEGLVAPEDGERLAAAWRFASRTRSALVLWSGKTTDVLPVDRTQLEGVARLMEYPPGSASQLEEDYLGVTRRARQVFEREFYGTV
- a CDS encoding glycosyltransferase family 2 protein; translation: MFTFILQIRQMVDGHPEFYLFAVYSMVIWLLWLLKVVLSARYRPFTGTYTGTTSVVVPVVDEPLDLFRDVIGRMVEQRPGEIIVVINGARNEALEEVCDEFAPLVRWTHTPIPGKRNAVKVGTEMSNGDITVLVDSDTVWTPGALEELLKPFADESVGGVTTRQRILEPERSWITRWADWLENSRALYSMPAQSVLGQIGCLPGRTIAFRRNILMRVMDRFMHEKFMGVFLEVSDDRTLTNLTLKEGYRTVYQYTSLVYTDAPLQVKKLFKQQLRWARGSQYNTLRMLPWMLGHAPILALFFLTDIILPFMLFGVIAGWIYRAITGQGENLYQGILHQYGFSTGFVYVAGLMVVSSVLSMAIRQMRHLAEKPSDFFRLPMFIIVSTFFLMPIRLIGFFRLAHASGWGTRAGAYAGGPMETGPAQPVAQGTRTPVSPIDRVGPVSDDQAAADRAFDDLFGPAATTSGTGLDVATNSTSTVLATRRGAAAAAAAASAPTAPATAARPAKARRYNPYAAIPYCIGIAVFALEAFLIV
- a CDS encoding glycosyl hydrolase gives rise to the protein MSDLFRSTGSWWAPSSKHAKRTAIGTTAIVLALALITWSVWVSPSSPVSTAVHHALGVKTASEKAVDADALQTKLTAAQKQIWKLEGQLKSTSAQAGSRGDQLTQLKAQIASLQSQLGSAQAQAAGKAGSASGSGSSASGSGGSSSSGGSGSGTHTAGSGGGVTHPNTGPSKDPTTTPVVVPTKQQILDQPTRWYGLYTAQSPFNWAEYDQVSQQVGKATNMVGFFQGFDQDFNANAVNRAWANGRLPLMTWESAPAQTGNDQKYVPGYTNEDIISGKFDAYLTKYAQALKANGQPMVIRLDHEMNGSWYNWSEGSAQQNAAGSYVAMWQHVHQVFADAGANDYVIWNWAPSRIDKLGNAKYQTLAYLKQYYPGPDQVDWVGMSGYYRTASETPSFTNTFGATVDQLRQIAPDKKILLSEVGATETGTSVSGGQKSKWITSLFDALAQPANDDVIGFSYFSETATTVVDGVRSTNDWRLNSRSDSLQAFVDGIKRTDIDYDLQEVTQ
- a CDS encoding UDP-glucose/GDP-mannose dehydrogenase family protein, with translation MSAPKKSVPSADVRPAPVISVIGTGYLGATHAAAMAEMGFETIGVDVDPAKLAALSAGEVPFFEPGLPELITKHVASGKLRFTADIAEAVAAADVHFVCVGTPQKAGSHAANLAYVESATRGVAENLTHPGLIIGKSTVPVGTAERLRGIVREFAPSGIAAELIWNPEFLREGKAVQDTLHPDRLVWGGASAAADAVIREVYAAPIAEGTPVITTDLPTAELVKVSANAFLATKISFINAISEMCAITGADVTTLADALGHDERIGRKFLNAGVGFGGGCLPKDIRALMHRANELGAGRVVGLMQQVDEINMGQRQRVIDMAIDSAGGSVLNRRIAVIGAAFKPLTDDVRDSPALNVAAALHLRGAQVTLWDPEAMETAKRSFPTLSYTTDMRAAIEGADVVLVLTEWDDIIGADPEELGGIVGRRTVIDARNCLPVQDWVKAGWTVRSLGRPTPVTGAPVSVAAGTYDSLATSR